CGACCGTGAGCATGCGTGCACCGCAGGCGCAGTACCGTCCCTTCTCCCAGGCTCAGCTCGAGGTCCCAGGCCGGCGATTCCTTGTCCGACGCCACCGGTGCCGTCAGCTCGATAAAGTCGGCGGCTTCACGCGGCGGCGATTCGGGCGAC
This genomic window from Banduia mediterranea contains:
- the tnpA gene encoding IS66 family insertion sequence element accessory protein TnpA translates to YVRRSESDWRRLIEEWAQSGQSQEAFCASRGLALSSLCNWRRKLKAGSAASPESPPREAADFIELTAPVASDKESPAWDLELSLGEGTVLRLRCTHAHGR